CGGCGCGGTATTTCGGCTGTGCCTTCAGGAGCGTCAACACAGCGCACCTGCTGGGCCCATATGTGGGCCAGTCCGAGCGTAACCTGCACGAGGTGTTCCACTGGGCCCGGCAGAACAGGCCGTGCATCCTGTTCCTGGACGAGATCGACGCCATCGGCCGCAGGCGCGACGGTTCGCACCTCAACCGGCCCCACGACGTCCTGCTGGACATACTCTTGCAGGAGCTCGACGGGTTTGAGGATCGCGCCGGCGTGTTCGTGCTGGCGGCCACCAACCGGGCGGACATCCTGGACGAGGCGCTGGTGCGACCCGGACGGTTTGACCGCATAATCCGGATCGGGCTTCCCGACCGGCAGGCGCGGCTGAAGCTGCTCGAGATGTTCCTGCGGGACAGGCCGGGCTGGGACGAGTTTGACCGGTCCTCCCTGGAGCGCCTGGCGGACCTCACCGAAGGCAAGAGTCCCGCCGAGATCAGGAACATGGTGGACCGCGCGGTGACGCTGGCGGCGTTGAAGGACGAGCCGGTACAGCCCAGGCACTTGGGCCTCTGACCGCAACCGGTCAGGGGCGGGCGGGAGGGGCCTCAGCCCGCCCTTTCCGTTTTCTGTGGGGCCAATTCGCAGGCTGCCCGGGAGGATGGAGGCCGCGTGGAGTCTGCTTTGGCCGAATTCGCTGAAGCTCAAGGTTGGCAA
The sequence above is drawn from the Bacillota bacterium genome and encodes:
- a CDS encoding ATP-binding protein, coding for VGALFFGRFTLWAALPGATQPRLGRRTARTRAPAPAPPAEPAGETVPRRGRDRRAFDGLVGLDEPIGALKLALELPVLHPDRVKKYRLRPDRGLLLVGPPGTGKTSLARAAARYFGCAFRSVNTAHLLGPYVGQSERNLHEVFHWARQNRPCILFLDEIDAIGRRRDGSHLNRPHDVLLDILLQELDGFEDRAGVFVLAATNRADILDEALVRPGRFDRIIRIGLPDRQARLKLLEMFLRDRPGWDEFDRSSLERLADLTEGKSPAEIRNMVDRAVTLAALKDEPVQPRHLGL